A genomic stretch from Helianthus annuus cultivar XRQ/B chromosome 1, HanXRQr2.0-SUNRISE, whole genome shotgun sequence includes:
- the LOC110863687 gene encoding uncharacterized protein LOC110863687: MACKPPSYNGEVDPIICQRWLSDIEGVFERTHCDVSDLVAYGTGQLRDQAKDWWDNKKKEIGADAARSMTWDEFKVPFLKHHSPKVVINRIKEEFIQLRQKGESIDKITGIFLDKLRFCNELVTNEEQKIYYYYNMLSAEYREFMTPSKYETLTEIINTAREREIELKKQVERGERRAQDVNPSPTKQARTTESAKEPEMKGGSPSCKVCGKGHKGECRFKDKPCPICGKTRHTASLCPGKVSVCYNCYQPGHGKFECPELNEKDVQMEAQKV, encoded by the exons atggcgtgtaaaccgccaaGTTACAACGGGGAAGTTGACCCGATAATatgccaaagatggctaagtgatattgaaggagtgtttgaaaggACACACTGTGATGTAAGCGATTTGGTAGCTTACGGTACGGGTCAGTTGAGAGATCAAGccaaagactggtgggataacaaaaagaaagaGATTGGAGCCGATGCGGCAAGGTCCATGACATGGGATgagtttaaggtaccattccttaaacaTCACAGTCCCAAGGTGGTCATCAACAGAATCAAGGAAGAATTCATCCAGTTGAGACAAAAGGGTGAATCAATAGACAAGATTACGGGCATCTTTCTCGATAAATTAAGGTTTTGTAACGAACTTGTGACGAATGAGGAgcagaaaatatattattattataatatgttAAGTGCCGAATatcgggagtttatgactccttcgAAGTACGAGACCCTCACTGAAATCATTAACACCGCCCGGGAGCGGGAGATTGAATTGAAGAAACAAGTAGAGAGGGGCGAACGAAGGGCGCAGGATGTGAACCCAAGCCCTACAAAGCAGGCACGAACAACTGAATCGGCAAAGGAGCCGGAAATGAAGGGCGGATCGCCGAGCTGTAAGGTATGTGGAAAGGGGCATAAAGGCGAGTGTCGCTTTAAGGATAAACCGTGTCCCATATGCGGAAAGACAAGGCATACGGCTTCGCTCTGCCCAGGGAAGGTTTCGGTTTGTTACAATTGCTACCAACCGGGTCACGGGAAATTTGAGTGCCCGGAGTTGAATGAGAAGGATGTGCAGATGGAAGCACAAAAG GTTTAG
- the LOC110944495 gene encoding uncharacterized protein LOC110944495 produces the protein MDRDVDQRVEWLHSEQYSAADNIFGEPQKIARVGDEYQAQIPCLMTESERSQLKKVPICECGLSIPVTWVHSQHKNKEETMDIEANAKGCKTDNDLIPVPCSQTEESWSAIEHDSFVLGLYIFGKNLRVVNKFMGNKGMPNVISYYYGKFYRSSEHQTWSMYRKKKISKSLPGKKIFRGWRLHELLSRSLSNVTDECKAKLTQVIRTFEEGKLSFEKYVFSLRDTMGLDLLVEAVAIGKGKEDLTIKTQTRLSSKKVQSTCSSLKTEEIVDILKDRIGLSKARLSEFFWAAVWPRLLARGWHCEQATNYAFQNSKNLVFLAPGVTKLSRRDLVKGSQYFDSLTEVLNKVASEPHLLEREPDNDEQDLMKCTVVDTCLVGIVKVRELTNLTVSKPADMQASANVSGETTHDTIEESQNDDVNLNTVENTKMDPSTDEQPEKNQKLVFKRKTKRQTVDNIKNENSCGPHEDMEDAACSQKKRMKIVIDLNNPRAGPGSDDDEKQSSAKQSVLSETTTNQNDSLTPLANGQRQSRRNRLLTTKALEAIQNGFMDPKKKRKELEDGTHRRVRAKMGHGSSCGARYLVDGVIDGSSHMVTESPK, from the exons ATGGATAGAGATGTTGATCAACGTGTCGAATGGCTCCATTCTGAACAATATTCTGCTGCTGATAATATCTTTGGAGAGCCACAAAAGATCGCGCGGGTTGGAGATGAATATCAGGCACAAATCCCATGTTTGATGACAGAAAGCGAGCGATCCCAACTCAAGAAGGTACCCATCTGTGAATGTGGTCTGTCAATTCCTGTCACATGGGTTCACAGTCAACATAAGAACAAGGAAGAAACCATGGATATTGAAGCAAATGCTAAGGGCTGTAAAACAGACAACGATTTGATTCCAGTCCCTTGTTCACAAACTGAAGAATCTTGGAGCGCGATTGAACATGATAGTTTTGTTCTTGGTTTATATATATTTGGTAAGAATCTTCGCGTTGTGAACAAGTTCATGGGGAATAAAGGTATGCCAAATGTTATATCTTATTACTATGGGAAGTTCTACAGAAGCAGTGAACACCAAACATGGTCAATGTATCGGAAGAAAAAAATTAGCAAGTCCCTTCCTGGAAAAAAGATTTTCAGAGGGTGGAGGCTGCACGAGCTTTTGTCTCGCTCGCTTTCTAATGTAACCGATGAGTGTAAAGCTAAGTTGACACAG GTCATTAGAACGTTTGAGGAGGGTAAACTTTCATTTGAGAAGTATGTGTTCAGTTTAAGAGATACAATGGGCCTTGATCTTCTTGTAGAAGCCGTAGCCATAGGCAAAGGAAAAGAAGACCTTACAATCAAGACCCAAACGCGATTAAGCAGCAAAAAAGTACAATCTACTTGCTCATCTCTTAAAACGGAAGaaattgttgacattttgaaggatCGCATTGGATTAAGTAAAGCGCGGTTAAGTGAGTTCTTCTGGGCTGCTGTGTGGCCTCGTCTTTTAGCTAGAGGATGGCACTGTGAACAGGCTACAAACTATGCGTTCCAAAACTCGAAGAATCTAGTGTTTCTTGCACCTGGGGTGACAAAGTTGTCAAGGAGGGATCTGGTCAAAGGAAGTCAATATTTTGACTCGTTGACTGAAGTGCTGAATAAAGTTGCATCTGAACCGCACCTTCTTGAACGCGAACCTGACAATGATGAACAAGATTTGATGAAATGCACAGTTGTGGATACCTGTTTGGTTGGGATTGTTAAAGTCAGAGAACTCACAAATTTGACTGTTTCTAAACCTGCTGATATGCAAGCATCAGCTAATGTTTCTGGAGAAACTACACATGACACAATAGAAGAATCTCAGAATGACGATGTGAATCTTAACACAGTGGAAAATACCAAAATGGATCCCTCTACAGACGAGCAACCAGAAAAAAATCAGAAGTTGGTATTCAAACGAAAAACAAAACGTCAAACTGTTGATAATATTAAAAATGAAAACAGCTGTGGTCCACATGAAGACATGGAAGATGCTGCATGTTCTCAGAAGAAGCGTATGAAAATAGTGATCGACTTGAACAACCCACGAGCAGGTCCAGGTTCAGATGATGATGAAAAACAATCTTCTGCTAAGCAATCAGTTTTATCTGAAACAACCACCAACCAGAATGACTCGTTGACTCCTCTTGCCAATGGTCAACGACAGAGTAGAAGAAACCGTTTGTTGACCACAAAAGCATTGGAAGCTATTCAGAACGGATTTATGGACCCAAAAAAGAAGAGGAAAGAGCTGGAGGATGGGACCCACAGACGTGTTCGTGCTAAAATGGGTCATGGATCAAGTTGTGGTGCGCGTTACTTGGTGGATGGAGTCATTGATGGTTCTTCCCATATGGTCACCGAGTCTCCGAAATGA